The following coding sequences are from one Pigmentibacter sp. JX0631 window:
- a CDS encoding 2Fe-2S iron-sulfur cluster-binding protein, whose amino-acid sequence MMENSSTNDLAKIVKISLMNKSGEIFDEFNIRSGSNLWVFLRKRGVPIGAACSGVGVCGACNVKIIQMKSESLSIQNNFEKETLQKNNKAQNERLACLTRVFQDITLQAEYW is encoded by the coding sequence ATGATGGAAAACTCTTCAACAAACGACTTAGCTAAAATAGTAAAAATTTCTTTGATGAATAAGTCTGGTGAAATTTTTGATGAATTTAACATCCGATCTGGTTCAAATTTATGGGTTTTTCTTCGGAAACGAGGAGTACCAATAGGTGCAGCTTGTTCAGGAGTTGGCGTTTGTGGAGCCTGTAATGTTAAAATCATTCAAATGAAGTCAGAATCATTGTCTATTCAAAATAATTTTGAAAAAGAAACTTTACAAAAAAATAATAAGGCGCAAAACGAGCGTCTAGCTTGTTTAACTAGAGTTTTCCAAGATATCACTCTTCAAGCTGAATATTGGTAA
- a CDS encoding enoyl-CoA hydratase-related protein: MYDKLTELEINGKKATLKINRPNQLNALNKQVIKEIYDHCLLLKENNEVKVLVVCGAGDKAFVAGADIKEMLEFTSAKEASEFSQYAANIFGTLENLPQITIAQVQGFALGGGLELALACDLIVASEKAKFGLPEVTLGLIPGFSGTQRLAKRIGVAKTIEWISTAHKYSAQEAFQAGLLNHVTKHEELSIFTNDITDKILKNAPTALKIAKKVVKFGSVSSFKEGCLLESVEFGLLFNTPEAKEGLAAFIEKRAPNF; this comes from the coding sequence ATGTACGATAAATTAACAGAACTAGAAATTAATGGAAAAAAAGCCACTTTAAAAATAAACCGCCCAAATCAATTAAATGCTTTAAATAAACAAGTCATTAAAGAAATATACGATCACTGTTTGTTACTTAAGGAAAACAATGAAGTCAAAGTTTTAGTAGTTTGTGGTGCTGGCGATAAAGCTTTTGTTGCAGGTGCTGATATTAAAGAAATGTTAGAATTTACATCTGCAAAAGAAGCAAGCGAGTTTTCACAATATGCGGCAAATATCTTCGGCACTCTTGAAAATCTTCCACAAATTACCATTGCGCAAGTTCAAGGATTTGCTTTAGGAGGAGGTTTAGAATTAGCTCTTGCTTGTGATTTAATTGTAGCTTCAGAAAAAGCAAAATTTGGATTACCTGAAGTTACTCTGGGCCTAATACCCGGGTTTTCTGGAACCCAAAGACTAGCGAAAAGAATTGGAGTAGCAAAAACGATTGAATGGATATCTACTGCGCATAAATATTCTGCACAAGAAGCATTTCAAGCTGGGCTTTTAAATCACGTGACAAAACATGAAGAACTTTCAATATTCACAAATGATATAACTGACAAAATTTTAAAAAATGCTCCAACAGCCTTAAAAATTGCAAAAAAAGTTGTTAAGTTTGGGAGTGTAAGTAGCTTTAAAGAAGGTTGTCTTTTAGAATCTGTAGAATTCGGTTTACTTTTTAATACTCCTGAAGCAAAAGAAGGATTGGCAGCTTTTATTGAGAAAAGAGCCCCAAATTTTTAA
- a CDS encoding thioredoxin domain-containing protein, with product MSSGKFIIGGIFIAAAVVGSIPLFFHDYKKMSNSLTGQTSFTSTISNNVSKVSSASDVLGKYNGVTLKRSDLTTQEMQSLFDAESQSYKAIENILAKRYFDKIIKDYMKNKGVSNTNAAEQMFIQEKSNISPEQIKQFIKENSENPQLKGKTPEQQEALVKPYLQNQAAGSYFRGLISQAISKGEIEVTGASKPATPKINVDISNAPFKGSANAPITIVEFADFQCPYCASAQPVVEEVLKQYKDKIKFVFKNYPLVQIHPEAIPAAIAAECANKQGKYWQMHDGLFENHKKLNEETYLSLAQKIGLKIDDFNNCRKDQAIHDKINADIEYGQSLGINATPAFYINGIQLMGSLPKSEFEKVINNELSEKN from the coding sequence ATGTCTTCAGGAAAGTTTATTATAGGTGGTATTTTTATTGCTGCAGCAGTTGTTGGCTCAATACCTTTATTTTTTCATGATTATAAAAAGATGTCGAACAGCTTAACTGGGCAAACCTCGTTTACATCTACAATAAGCAACAATGTTTCAAAGGTTTCATCAGCATCTGATGTTCTTGGTAAATATAATGGAGTCACTTTAAAGCGCTCAGATTTAACAACTCAAGAAATGCAGTCATTGTTTGATGCTGAAAGTCAATCATATAAAGCTATAGAAAATATATTAGCTAAAAGATATTTTGATAAAATTATTAAAGATTATATGAAAAATAAAGGCGTTTCAAATACTAATGCAGCTGAACAAATGTTTATTCAAGAAAAATCAAATATTTCTCCAGAACAAATCAAGCAATTTATTAAAGAAAACTCTGAAAATCCACAATTAAAAGGAAAAACTCCCGAGCAACAAGAGGCTTTGGTTAAGCCTTACTTACAAAATCAAGCTGCAGGAAGTTACTTTCGCGGTTTAATTTCACAAGCAATTAGTAAAGGTGAAATTGAAGTTACAGGCGCAAGTAAACCAGCTACTCCTAAAATTAATGTTGATATAAGTAATGCTCCATTTAAGGGTTCAGCAAATGCTCCAATCACTATCGTTGAATTTGCAGATTTTCAATGCCCTTATTGCGCTTCAGCACAGCCAGTAGTTGAAGAAGTTCTAAAACAATACAAAGATAAAATAAAATTTGTCTTTAAAAATTATCCATTAGTTCAAATTCATCCTGAAGCTATTCCTGCTGCTATCGCAGCAGAATGCGCAAATAAACAAGGAAAGTATTGGCAAATGCATGATGGATTGTTTGAAAACCATAAAAAATTAAATGAGGAAACTTACTTATCATTAGCACAAAAAATAGGTCTTAAAATTGATGATTTTAATAACTGCAGAAAAGATCAAGCAATCCATGATAAAATTAATGCGGACATTGAATATGGACAAAGTTTAGGAATCAATGCTACTCCTGCATTCTATATTAATGGAATTCAACTAATGGGATCCTTGCCTAAATCAGAATTTGAAAAGGTAATTAATAACGAATTATCTGAGAAGAATTAA
- the metK gene encoding methionine adenosyltransferase has product MFQRSLLNKTFSPEVTYFTSESVSEGHPDKVADQISDGILDELLTFDPRARVACEALCKTGLVVIAGEITVNPETVHTNELKLKRKMKSYSDIARNVIKEIGYNDPDNGFEYRSCGVIVAVDQQSPDIAQGVNEGEGLHKEQGAGDQGMMFGYATNETPEYMPATLQYAHSILRNLSKARKEGNVNWLRPDAKSQVTVEYHDGKMKRIDTVVVSTMHSENVTQQEIKEYVIEKIIKNTIPQNLLDSNTKYHINPTGKFVIGGPQGDCGLTGRKIIVDTYGGHGAHGGGAFSGKDPSKVDRSAAYMGRYIAKNIVAAGLADRALVQIAYAIGVAQPVSVNVNTFGTEKVARIKIEEAIQKVFNMTPAGIVKTFNLLNPQENGYTYHETASYGHFGRNNFPWEKIDKATDLKKICLA; this is encoded by the coding sequence ATGTTTCAACGCTCGCTTCTTAACAAGACATTTTCTCCAGAAGTTACCTATTTCACATCAGAAAGTGTTAGTGAAGGCCATCCTGATAAAGTGGCTGATCAAATTTCTGATGGTATTTTAGACGAACTTTTAACTTTTGATCCAAGAGCAAGAGTTGCATGTGAAGCTCTTTGCAAAACAGGTCTTGTGGTAATTGCTGGTGAAATAACAGTGAATCCTGAGACTGTTCATACAAATGAACTTAAACTTAAAAGAAAAATGAAAAGTTATTCTGATATAGCAAGAAATGTTATAAAAGAAATTGGTTATAATGATCCTGATAACGGCTTTGAATATCGAAGCTGTGGTGTAATTGTTGCTGTAGATCAACAATCTCCGGATATCGCTCAAGGTGTAAATGAAGGCGAAGGTCTTCATAAAGAACAAGGAGCAGGAGATCAAGGTATGATGTTCGGCTACGCAACAAATGAAACTCCGGAATATATGCCTGCTACTCTTCAATACGCACATTCTATATTAAGAAACTTATCAAAAGCTCGAAAAGAAGGAAATGTAAATTGGTTACGACCAGATGCAAAATCTCAAGTTACTGTTGAATATCATGACGGTAAAATGAAAAGAATTGACACTGTTGTTGTCAGTACAATGCATTCCGAAAATGTAACTCAACAAGAAATTAAAGAGTATGTAATTGAGAAAATTATTAAAAATACTATTCCTCAAAATCTATTAGATTCCAACACTAAATACCATATTAATCCAACTGGAAAATTTGTTATTGGTGGTCCACAAGGTGACTGTGGATTAACTGGAAGAAAAATTATTGTTGATACCTATGGTGGTCATGGTGCTCATGGAGGAGGTGCTTTTTCTGGAAAAGACCCTTCAAAAGTAGATCGTTCCGCAGCATACATGGGGCGCTATATAGCAAAAAATATTGTTGCAGCTGGTTTAGCTGATAGAGCTCTTGTTCAAATAGCGTACGCAATCGGCGTTGCTCAACCTGTAAGTGTAAATGTGAATACATTCGGCACAGAAAAAGTTGCACGAATTAAAATTGAAGAAGCCATCCAAAAAGTATTTAATATGACTCCCGCAGGAATTGTTAAAACATTTAATCTATTGAACCCTCAAGAAAATGGTTACACTTATCATGAAACTGCTTCTTATGGGCACTTTGGTAGAAATAACTTTCCTTGGGAAAAAATAGATAAAGCAACGGATTTGAAAAAAATTTGTTTAGCTTAA
- the glyS gene encoding glycine--tRNA ligase subunit beta, producing MEIKNFQEFIISLCNYWVNHGCIWSQPYDANMGAGTFHPHTFLKGIGPEPWRSVYVQPCRRPVDGRYGKSPYRFQHYYQLQVLLKPSPANIVDIFLKSLEHVGINLKENDIGLLEDDWKGPTLGAWGLGWEIRANGQEVTQFTYFQQLGGLDIDVVCGEITYGLERLYMYSKGYKNALEIPFNEHFTYGDIFYQNEFEFSHFNFKEADIKELLDHFEKCEEKVSQLCEKNLVLPAYDYVLQASHAFNLLDARGAISVSERQRYIGRVRDCAKKCAIQYRSAREKLNFPMLDRLDTDARQPLFPLGSQNILTVPKETKIYKNLEQLGNNDRINVVFELGVEEMPPAFQLSAKAEIEEKIINFINTNNLNWQNNFSQNSSDFPNYKVEISARRLSIQYLNIPKQEKSRIEEIWGPAERIARNSDGTLTQAGIGFCKKNNIDSSLIEFKKKNDGTFLFASKEVIGRDFPLLLAEKFKEWCYELKAPLKMKWLPQNISPQFIRPVRWVLALVNDLVIEFEMFGIKSARLTCGQRILFPELTAIDNAKNYEKILLELSVVPAFKSRKEKFENDAIKLARQVNGQIKPDDMLLKKCLGLFENPDLFIADFDPKYLRLPKPLITSVLREHMNYFSVVKENTNDLLPYYIGAANYACTKKAEMIEGTKTVVIGRLEDGAFYYDTDLKTPLFDLRSKLKDQLFNANMGTLFDKSERLIKISANICQELKADLDFVVLEKAAEYCKADLKTGCVQEFPDEMQGIMGGILIKEQNILNNQLKSEKAAKAVEEHYLPVGASSELPNSLEGAILSLADKIDSLCMMICHGAEVKGNKDPFGLRRLALSISRLLGVKGELNHLNISLKSIVEICLNVIEESYVIKNESRQKIYSFIIERMKASLIEDFDTRIIDALSKPLIEEHLINVRNFAEKITHALKQNGKGSLLEALIPYKRAKNLTQNWQNKEELNISLFKANEELSLYENLKSVENKVREFKQNSDYENLLLSLASLADPMSKFFENVMVNDPDEKLKNNRLTLLSRLCFMYEEVADFSLIQVQ from the coding sequence GTGGAAATTAAGAATTTTCAAGAATTTATTATATCTCTTTGCAATTATTGGGTTAATCATGGCTGCATTTGGAGTCAACCTTATGATGCAAATATGGGAGCAGGGACGTTTCATCCTCACACATTTTTAAAAGGAATTGGGCCGGAGCCATGGCGTTCTGTCTATGTACAGCCGTGTAGAAGACCTGTTGATGGGAGATACGGAAAAAGTCCGTATCGCTTTCAACATTACTATCAGTTGCAGGTTTTATTAAAACCTTCACCGGCAAATATTGTGGATATTTTTCTTAAATCGCTGGAACATGTTGGAATTAATTTAAAAGAAAATGATATAGGTTTGTTGGAAGATGATTGGAAAGGTCCTACCCTTGGAGCTTGGGGGCTCGGTTGGGAGATAAGAGCAAATGGCCAAGAAGTAACTCAATTTACTTACTTTCAACAACTTGGAGGTTTAGATATTGATGTTGTATGTGGTGAAATAACCTATGGTTTAGAACGTCTGTATATGTATTCAAAAGGTTATAAAAATGCTCTAGAAATACCTTTTAATGAGCATTTCACCTATGGAGATATTTTTTATCAGAATGAATTTGAATTTTCTCATTTTAATTTTAAAGAAGCAGATATTAAAGAATTGCTTGATCATTTTGAAAAATGTGAAGAAAAAGTCTCTCAATTATGTGAGAAAAATCTTGTCTTACCTGCTTACGATTATGTTCTACAAGCTTCTCATGCATTTAATCTACTAGATGCAAGAGGTGCTATTTCAGTTAGTGAGAGACAAAGATATATAGGTCGAGTAAGGGATTGTGCAAAAAAATGTGCAATACAATATAGAAGTGCAAGAGAAAAATTAAACTTTCCTATGCTAGATAGACTTGATACCGATGCTCGACAACCATTGTTTCCTTTAGGAAGTCAAAATATCTTAACCGTTCCAAAAGAAACTAAAATATACAAAAATCTTGAGCAACTAGGAAATAATGACAGAATAAATGTAGTTTTTGAACTTGGTGTTGAAGAAATGCCTCCAGCATTTCAACTTTCTGCAAAAGCAGAAATAGAAGAAAAAATTATTAATTTTATTAATACAAATAATTTAAATTGGCAAAATAATTTTTCGCAAAATTCGTCAGATTTTCCTAATTATAAAGTGGAAATTTCTGCGCGAAGACTAAGTATACAATATTTAAATATTCCTAAGCAAGAAAAATCAAGAATAGAGGAAATATGGGGCCCTGCAGAGAGAATTGCTAGAAATTCTGATGGTACTTTAACTCAAGCTGGTATAGGTTTTTGCAAAAAAAATAATATAGATTCTTCTTTAATTGAATTTAAAAAGAAAAATGATGGTACTTTTTTGTTTGCTTCAAAAGAAGTTATTGGAAGAGATTTTCCTTTACTTTTAGCTGAAAAATTTAAAGAATGGTGTTATGAATTAAAAGCACCTTTAAAAATGAAATGGTTACCGCAAAATATTAGCCCTCAATTCATAAGGCCAGTACGTTGGGTACTTGCATTAGTAAATGATCTTGTAATTGAATTTGAAATGTTTGGTATTAAGTCAGCGCGTTTAACTTGTGGACAAAGAATATTATTCCCAGAATTAACAGCTATAGATAATGCAAAAAATTATGAGAAAATATTACTTGAATTGTCAGTTGTACCTGCATTTAAAAGTAGGAAAGAAAAATTTGAAAATGATGCTATTAAATTAGCTAGGCAAGTTAACGGACAAATTAAACCTGATGATATGCTATTGAAAAAATGCTTAGGTTTATTTGAAAATCCAGATTTGTTTATTGCTGATTTTGATCCCAAATATTTACGATTACCAAAGCCTTTAATAACAAGTGTTCTTCGTGAACATATGAATTATTTTTCAGTGGTTAAAGAAAACACTAATGACTTGTTACCTTATTATATAGGCGCAGCTAATTACGCTTGTACAAAAAAAGCTGAAATGATAGAGGGAACTAAAACTGTTGTCATTGGACGTTTAGAAGATGGTGCATTTTATTATGATACTGATTTAAAAACGCCATTATTTGATTTGCGTTCTAAGCTAAAAGATCAACTATTTAATGCTAATATGGGAACATTATTTGATAAATCTGAAAGGTTGATTAAAATTTCAGCTAATATTTGCCAAGAACTAAAAGCTGATCTTGACTTTGTAGTGTTAGAAAAAGCAGCCGAATATTGTAAAGCTGATTTAAAAACAGGTTGTGTTCAAGAATTCCCAGATGAAATGCAAGGTATAATGGGTGGTATTTTAATAAAAGAACAAAATATTTTGAATAATCAATTAAAATCAGAAAAGGCTGCGAAAGCAGTTGAAGAACATTACTTACCTGTAGGAGCTTCTAGTGAACTACCAAATTCACTAGAAGGTGCTATTTTATCTTTAGCCGATAAAATTGATTCTTTATGTATGATGATCTGTCATGGTGCTGAGGTCAAAGGTAACAAAGACCCGTTTGGGTTAAGAAGACTTGCCCTTTCAATATCAAGGCTACTTGGTGTAAAGGGAGAATTAAATCATTTAAATATTTCTTTAAAATCAATAGTTGAAATATGCTTAAATGTGATTGAAGAAAGTTACGTTATAAAAAATGAAAGTCGTCAAAAAATTTATTCATTTATTATTGAACGAATGAAAGCTTCCTTAATTGAAGATTTTGATACACGTATTATTGATGCCCTATCAAAACCTTTAATAGAAGAGCATTTAATTAATGTAAGAAATTTTGCTGAAAAAATTACCCATGCTTTGAAACAAAATGGAAAAGGGTCTCTTCTTGAAGCATTAATTCCATATAAAAGAGCAAAAAATTTAACTCAAAATTGGCAAAATAAAGAAGAATTAAATATTTCACTTTTTAAAGCAAATGAAGAATTATCTTTATATGAAAATTTAAAAAGTGTAGAAAATAAAGTACGTGAATTTAAGCAAAATTCAGATTATGAAAATTTGTTACTTTCGTTAGCTAGTTTAGCAGATCCTATGTCGAAATTTTTTGAAAATGTGATGGTCAATGATCCTGACGAAAAATTAAAGAATAATCGCTTAACTCTTCTATCTAGACTTTGTTTCATGTATGAGGAAGTAGCGGATTTTTCTCTTATTCAGGTTCAATAA
- a CDS encoding bifunctional riboflavin kinase/FAD synthetase, giving the protein MELLNSFKVIGKEDILQKKNKIAITFGNFDGVHLGHIHLLNELKKISKNSPIVVVTFDPHPAVYFSGVSKPLLNTIGDKVKLLLESGASAVVIQPFNQSFANLSADDFCNWLKENFNICAVILGYDFCYGKQRLGNFEHMKAFAEKEQWEIRKAEAFKLYTSKVVSSSSIRELISQGQVEEAEQLLSRPYFLPGTVVRGDQRGRLIGFPTANIDLHEELVVPKYGVYACFVEIESSKELLPAVMNCGVRPTIAKGLKLQIEAHILNFSQDIYGKEVKFFLKKFIRGEMKFESIDQLKEQITKDVEQAKNLFMDI; this is encoded by the coding sequence ATGGAATTATTAAATTCTTTTAAAGTTATTGGTAAAGAAGATATTCTTCAAAAGAAAAATAAAATTGCTATTACCTTTGGGAATTTTGATGGAGTTCATCTAGGACATATTCATCTATTAAATGAATTAAAAAAAATTTCAAAAAATAGCCCAATTGTGGTTGTCACTTTTGATCCGCATCCTGCGGTTTATTTTTCTGGTGTAAGTAAGCCGTTACTTAATACTATCGGAGATAAAGTTAAATTATTACTAGAATCAGGTGCGAGTGCAGTAGTAATTCAACCATTTAATCAAAGTTTTGCAAATCTATCTGCAGATGATTTTTGCAATTGGTTAAAGGAAAATTTTAATATTTGTGCAGTCATTTTAGGTTATGACTTTTGCTATGGTAAACAGCGTTTAGGGAATTTTGAGCATATGAAAGCATTTGCTGAAAAAGAACAGTGGGAAATTAGAAAAGCTGAAGCATTTAAGTTATACACTAGTAAAGTTGTGTCTTCGTCTTCTATTCGAGAACTTATTTCGCAGGGGCAGGTTGAAGAAGCAGAACAATTGTTAAGTCGTCCCTATTTCTTACCTGGTACTGTTGTACGAGGTGATCAACGTGGGAGATTAATAGGCTTTCCAACTGCAAATATTGATCTTCATGAAGAGTTAGTTGTTCCTAAGTATGGTGTTTATGCTTGTTTTGTTGAAATTGAATCATCAAAAGAGTTATTGCCTGCGGTTATGAATTGTGGAGTTCGTCCTACAATTGCCAAAGGTTTAAAGTTACAGATTGAAGCACATATTTTAAATTTTTCTCAAGATATTTACGGAAAAGAAGTAAAGTTTTTTCTGAAAAAATTTATCCGTGGTGAAATGAAGTTTGAAAGTATCGATCAACTTAAAGAACAAATAACAAAAGATGTTGAACAGGCGAAGAATTTATTTATGGATATTTAA
- the ppk1 gene encoding polyphosphate kinase 1, translating to MNNKSINTEKSTQKNLPVIDVSNFQKDVQVHKNIHLDDPDLYINREISWLTFNERVLSEAENKLVPLIERLKFCIIFASNLDEFFMVRISGLLRLVSKPSNSLYYDEEDSEEMLDEVAIKVRGLLKRLSKCLQNEILPELGLNNITIPRFGELTRSEEEKLDIHFESQVFPVLTPLAIDPAHPFPYLSNLSLYLAVTFEGVSDNGEPLLALVEVPQKIMRLIPISQKVSKQRFFLLDELIKNYMPTLFPWTQVTGAYAFRVTRNLDYQLLDHEVKDLMKSIEYELKDREQKTVVRLEYEKNMPDWLRNKLAAVLDLDSSDLYEIEGMINIRDLAPLLKIERLDPYLKDEAFNPRLNINLVDASRDIFDIIKERDILLHHPYDSFASVLDFLRSAAKDEKVLAIKQTLYRSGGDSPIIEALANAAERGKQVTVVVELKARFDEANNIEWAKRLERAGAHVVFGFIDLKTHAKCTLVVRKEKNNYLQKYVHLSTGNYNSSTAKLYTDIGHLTTDPILCDDVANVFNFITGFNILRDQDLTQMKIPHFEKIKVAPFRLREQIIQMIENEKKKNCSENQSHIIFKMNSLVDVKLCQALYRASQKGVKIDLIIRGICILRPDVPGVSENIRVISVIDRFLEHSRIFWFKNGGDPLIFCGSADLMERNMDRRIEIVWPIESPELKSKLTGILTTFLLDNCKSHEMQSDGTYIRKLPILNEKVYRSQDKFIEYARRYGIKSIAYDQAIKPLFEKKDFDRIPERFIPSLVVEELSAKSSKKKKKK from the coding sequence ATGAATAATAAGTCAATTAACACAGAAAAAAGTACTCAAAAAAATCTTCCAGTAATTGATGTTTCGAATTTTCAAAAAGATGTCCAAGTACATAAAAATATTCATCTTGATGATCCTGATTTATATATTAATCGTGAAATTTCATGGTTAACATTTAATGAAAGAGTGTTATCAGAAGCAGAGAATAAGTTAGTCCCTTTAATTGAGAGATTAAAATTTTGTATTATCTTTGCTTCTAATTTAGATGAATTTTTTATGGTAAGAATATCTGGTCTTTTGCGACTAGTTTCAAAACCAAGCAATTCTTTATACTATGATGAAGAAGATTCTGAAGAAATGCTTGATGAAGTAGCAATAAAAGTAAGGGGATTATTAAAACGTCTTTCTAAATGCTTACAGAATGAAATTCTACCTGAACTTGGTTTGAACAATATAACAATTCCAAGATTTGGAGAATTAACAAGATCTGAAGAAGAAAAATTAGATATTCATTTTGAAAGTCAAGTTTTTCCTGTTTTAACTCCGCTAGCAATAGATCCTGCTCACCCCTTTCCTTATTTATCAAATCTTTCTTTGTATCTAGCTGTTACTTTTGAGGGTGTTTCGGATAATGGCGAGCCATTACTTGCACTTGTTGAAGTTCCTCAAAAAATTATGCGTTTAATTCCAATTTCACAAAAAGTAAGTAAACAAAGATTTTTTTTACTTGATGAACTTATCAAAAATTATATGCCAACTCTTTTTCCATGGACTCAGGTAACAGGAGCATATGCGTTTAGAGTAACAAGAAATTTAGATTATCAATTACTTGATCATGAAGTAAAAGATTTAATGAAGTCTATTGAATATGAATTAAAAGATAGAGAGCAAAAAACTGTTGTAAGGCTAGAATATGAAAAAAATATGCCTGATTGGTTGCGAAATAAATTAGCCGCTGTTTTAGATTTAGATTCTTCTGATCTGTATGAAATTGAAGGAATGATTAATATCCGAGATTTAGCTCCGTTACTAAAAATTGAAAGATTAGATCCATATTTAAAAGATGAAGCTTTTAATCCAAGATTGAATATCAATTTAGTAGATGCCAGTAGAGATATTTTTGATATTATAAAAGAACGCGATATATTATTACATCACCCTTATGATTCATTTGCAAGTGTTTTAGATTTTCTTCGTAGTGCAGCGAAAGATGAGAAAGTTTTAGCTATAAAACAAACATTATATCGATCTGGCGGAGATTCTCCAATTATTGAGGCGTTAGCTAATGCCGCAGAAAGAGGAAAACAAGTAACAGTTGTGGTAGAATTGAAAGCACGTTTTGATGAAGCGAATAATATTGAATGGGCAAAAAGACTTGAAAGAGCAGGAGCGCATGTCGTTTTCGGTTTTATTGACTTAAAAACCCATGCAAAATGTACATTAGTTGTAAGAAAAGAAAAAAATAATTACTTACAAAAATATGTCCATTTATCAACTGGAAATTATAACAGTTCAACTGCAAAACTTTATACTGATATCGGTCATTTAACAACTGATCCAATATTGTGTGATGATGTAGCGAATGTTTTTAATTTTATCACTGGTTTTAACATACTTCGTGATCAAGATTTAACTCAAATGAAAATTCCACATTTTGAAAAAATTAAAGTAGCTCCTTTTCGTTTAAGAGAGCAAATTATTCAAATGATAGAAAATGAAAAAAAGAAAAACTGTTCTGAAAATCAATCACATATTATATTTAAAATGAATTCTTTAGTTGATGTAAAATTATGTCAGGCATTATATCGGGCTAGTCAAAAAGGAGTGAAAATTGATTTAATTATTAGAGGTATTTGTATCTTAAGGCCTGATGTTCCCGGAGTATCCGAAAATATTCGTGTAATAAGCGTGATTGATAGATTTCTAGAGCATTCAAGAATATTTTGGTTTAAAAATGGCGGAGACCCTCTAATTTTCTGTGGTAGTGCTGATTTAATGGAACGAAATATGGATCGGCGAATTGAAATTGTTTGGCCCATAGAAAGTCCCGAGTTAAAGTCTAAATTAACAGGAATTTTAACTACATTTTTATTAGATAACTGCAAAAGTCATGAAATGCAAAGTGATGGTACTTATATAAGAAAATTACCTATTTTGAATGAAAAAGTATATCGAAGTCAAGATAAATTTATTGAATATGCAAGACGTTATGGTATAAAATCTATAGCCTACGATCAGGCAATTAAGCCTTTATTTGAAAAAAAGGATTTTGATCGCATTCCTGAAAGATTTATTCCTTCATTAGTTGTTGAAGAATTAAGCGCAAAAAGTTCTAAGAAAAAGAAGAAAAAGTAA